One window of Heptranchias perlo isolate sHepPer1 chromosome 15, sHepPer1.hap1, whole genome shotgun sequence genomic DNA carries:
- the LOC137332926 gene encoding endothelin receptor type B-like, whose amino-acid sequence MAAANTVVFLALLLTCRIVITLGQGGSSKNTSSENFIAENLKPNRIPTPSPTRPKAALPYKDGYQNTATPSDKTTGSSSSPPMCIKRTEIRHAFKYINSVVSCIIFVVGIIGNSTLLRIIYKNKCMRNGPNVLIASLALGDLVYILIDIPITVYKLLAVDWPFGVEICKLVPFIQKASVGITVLSLCALSIDRYRAVASWSRIQGIGIPLRKAVEVTAIWVISIVLAVPEAIGFNMVSIKYRGEELKVCLLHLSQSSVFMEFYKNVKDWWLFSFYFCLPLACTGIFYTLMTCEMLSRRNGLQIALNDHIKQRREVAKTVFCLVVIFAMCWLPLHLSRILKKTIYDEQDLNRCELLSFLLVLDYIGINMASLNSCINPVALYFVSQKFKNCFKSCLCCWCQRPVLSTPMDEKMAVVKWKANGHANGLDRSSSRFSNKYSTS is encoded by the exons ATGGCTGCAGCGAACACTGTGGTGTTTCTCGCTCTTCTACTAACCTGTCGGATTGTCATTACTCTTGGGCAAGGAGGATCTTCCAAAAATACTTCCAGTGAGAACTTTATTGCAGAAAATCTAAAACCAAACAGAATTCCTACTCCAAGTCCAACAAGGCCTAAAGCTGCACTGCCCTATAAGGATGGATATCAGAATACTGCCACGCCCTCAGATAAAACAACAGGGTCCTCTTCATCTCCTCCTATGTGCATTAAACGAACAGAAATACGACATGCTTTTAAATACATCAATTCTGTGGTCTCCTGCATAATCTTCGTGGTAGGAATCATTGGGAATTCTACACTGCTCCGAATCATCTACAAGAACAAATGTATGAGAAATGGACCGAATGTCTTAATCGCCAGCCTTGCTCTGGGAGATCTGGTCTACATCCTTATAGACATCCCAATTACCGTATACAAG cTACTGGCTGTAGATTGGCCTTTTGGAGTTGAAATATGTAAGCTTGTACCATTTATCCAGAAGGCATCCGTTGGTATCACAGTCCTCAGTCTGTGCGCACTGAGCATTGACAG GTACCGAGCTGTGGCCTCGTGGAGCCGAATCCAGGGGATTGGGATTCCCTTGAGGAAAGCTGTGGAAGTGACAGCCATTTGGGTAATCTCGATTGTTTTAGCAGTTCCAGAAGCTATAGGGTTTAATATGGTCTCGATTAAATATCGGGGCGAAGAACTGAAAGTGTGTCTGCTCCACCTATCTCAGTCATCAGTATTCATGGAG TTCTACAAGAACGTGAAGGATTGGTGGCTGTTTAGCTTTTACTTCTGTCTGCCTCTGGCTTGCACCGGTATATTCTACACTCTTATGACCTGTGAGATGCTGAGCAGGAGGAATGGGCTGCAAATCGCTCTCAATGATCATATAAAGCAG CGACGTGAGGTGGCTAAAACAGTCTTCTGTCTGGTGGTTATCTTTGCTATGTGTTGGCTCCCGCTGCATTTAAGCAGAATCCTGAAGAAAACTATTTATGATGAGCAAGACCTCAACAGATGTGAACTGCTCAG TTTTCTTCTGGTTCTGGATTATATTGGGATTAATATGGCTTCTCTTAACTCCTGCATAAACCCAGTGGCGCTGTACTTCGTCAGTCAAAAATTCAAAAACTGTTTCAAG TCCTGCTTGTGCTGCTGGTGTCAGCGGCCAGTTCTGAGCACACCAATGGACGAGAAAATGGCTGTTGTCAAGTGGAAAGCTAATGGCCATGCAAACGGCCTGGATCGGAGCAGCTCACGCTTCAGTAACAAGTACAGCACAtcttga